DNA sequence from the Pungitius pungitius chromosome 16, fPunPun2.1, whole genome shotgun sequence genome:
AGAAACCGAACCCAAAGCGACCAAGCTAGACCAAAACGTCTCCTCCTGGAGCATCACGCAGTGTGCGTAAAAAACAAACCATCTACATCAAGCTGACCCTGTTCAATGGCTTTAGGTCGGAAAAGAGCGTTctcattcaaaaaaataaaagcagaagagGTGGCTAGAGATACGTGACGAGAAGACACTTCGCTAGGACATATTAACGTGCGTGCTACTGCTTTGtatggatttatttttctgttgcggcttctttttaaattacCCTATTTCAAAAGAGCGGCATTACGACTTTTAGACCCATTGTTTAGACCGGAAGTTATTTTATATTCTCTCTGACTTGACCCGCCCCTCCTCAGCAGCTGTGCCTCGGTGTCTGTGGGATGCTGTGCTGACGGACGGGGCTGTTTTTCGGTGCAGTGCCGTGGAGTGATACAGCGAGACCTACGGGACACAGTGGGCGCGCACTGGTATAGTTACAAACGTATAAAAACCCTTTGAATCTTTCAATTTTAGAAGCAAAATGGATTTAGTGTACACCATCTAACGTCAACGGCATTGCAGCCTCTCCGTGCTACCTGCCGCGCGGACATCTTGTTTCTGTCATTTCAGTATACCGGAGTTTAGAGACGTATTTTGAGTTAATTTTGGGCCCAGGCTCAAATTGTATTGTAGTGGAGCTCTCTACGGTCCACCATGGCGTGGCCCTGTATCAGCAGGGCGTGCTGCATGGCCCGCTTCTGGAACCAGCTGGACAAGGCTGACATTGCGGTGCCTTTGGTCTTCACCAAGTACACGGACGTCTCCGAGATGCAGCACATCCAGCTGCAGCCGCCGCTCCACCCTACCCGAGGCCGGGTCGCCATAGAAACGCAGCCGTCCCGCGCGGAGGCCAGCGCCAGCGCCAGGGCAGCGGTGCGGCCGCCGCGCAGGTGCGTCTCCGAGGAGCGCGTGTGCGGCTCGGTGATGCGCGAGGACTTTAAGCATTGGAACGTGCGACCCGAGACGAGCTGTAAACCCAAGTACGAGTACCACGAACCGGAAACGCCGTTCAACTGCGAGAGCCAGTACCAGAAGGACTTCAAACCCTGGCCGATCCCGAAAAGGTACGACCATCCCTGGATACCCAAACCGCCTGCCTCCGATGACCGGGCCCCGGAGAGGTCCCGGCACAAGAAGCAGCCGGCGGAGGCGGACAGCGGCGTGGAGAAGAGTGCTATCGCCGACAAGGTGCAGGAGAAAGACCTCGTGCAGGGGCCGGACAGGAAAAAGAAGTCCAGTAAACAGGAGGCACAGAAGAAAGTGGCCCTGAAGGTGGAAGGAGAGGCCAAAGGGAGGGCGGCGGCCGATGCTGTGAACAGGCAGATCAAGCAGGAGATTGCGGGCGACAGCTTGTACAAGTGAGTTCACGCATTGACCGATATGGCGTATGCtaaaggggggaaggggggggtgccGAGGCTTCAGGGTCCCGGGGTCACAGGTCACCATTGGTACAATACTGCGTCAACAACTTCAACTGATTATCAGAAATAACAGAGGTAAATTCTTTTGCTGTCAGTGGAAAATGTGTAAGGACGACTATGATTTGGGAGGAGTGTAGCATTAATAATGTATTCTACGGACCATCCCATTTCATAACTTTAACCCCTACTCACACTATACAAAGGGAAATAACTCGTTATAATAACACAGACATTAAGGTGTGTTAACGTCAATTAAAACCTTACTTTGTAAATAACCATTTACATCGTCGGAGTGATGCAGACTTGTTAAGAGAGCCAAGGTCAGTGAGGACCAGGAGATTGGGGAGTACACATTGGTGTGAAGAAATACAGGACTTTCATCCATAAGACCGTTGTGTGCATCCTGTGTAAAACCAAAAATCATTGTTTAAATCTCAATCAATTTAAACCTAAGATAACATAAGTGGTTTTGTTGCATATATTTGGCTCTTTTTGCTGGACCTAAAAAGGAGAACCCACAAAAgtaacatttcttttaatatttttttttttttaatcctataCCCAATGCTCCAGCtaattactaaatgttttttgttgttgaaaacagTTGTTCACACACATAATTGAACGCTTGTTTACTCCAAATAAGCGACCTAGAGTAAGGTAATTCAAATAAATGGAGAGGTCGAGATGACTGTTGATGTTTTGGTCCAGAAGGGTAATCTTTGTCCTATTATTGCAATGTTCCAGGGAAATAATGGGGACTGGTGGATGGATGAGCATCAAGTCACGCATGCTTTCTTCACTGCATGTCTCTTGAAGCTGTGCCTTTATTTTAGCGCTTGCACTTATGTCCTGGGGAGGCTGGTGGTGCTGACTGTAAGATATACCAGATCCATTTCACACATGAGGCGTGTACACagggattacatttttttcttttttactgctGCTGTAGTCTGTGGATTTGGACGGCATTCAGTGTCGGATTCGTTTACTTAGTAATATCGCTGCACTATTGTATACAATAATCCATAAATCCTTATCATCGGATACAAAGTTTGGCCATTAAAAGGTGCAAAATGATATATTGAGTCCGTTTTACCACAGACTGCAGATTCTGGTTGAGACAGAAGTGATTGTCAGTAAGTGTGATTTGGCCGGTAAAGGTGAGCGAGTCTTTTAGCTGCTTTGTGCCCGTGTTGTTGGGCAGTCAGCAGGGTGCAGCCCGAGGTGCCCCCCCGTCACCCAGAGGCTATTAGATGGCTGCAACATGAGTAGCAGAAGCCCAGTCAGCGCTCTGTCTTACTCCGCCAGCGGAGATTCAAAGCAGGTCATCTGTGATTAATATTGTGCATAGTGTGTATGCATCGTGAAtactgcacatacacacacacacttacatatgCTCTTAAAACAACATGTGCTTCAGTATCTTTATAAGTTGATTAAAAAAGTTAactattacaataaaaacaaaaccaccTTTTTACTACAATTAGCTTGGAATCATTCAACATaattttgtaaaacattaagGTCGAATGGTTAGATCATCATAATAATATCTTAATGCAAGACAATGATTTCCCAGTGCTGAGACACAGAAACCAtgatatataaaaagaaaaatagattttCAACGTTGTGATGTGGTGGTCATGTGATCAATTGAACTACAGATAGCAGCAATGAAATCAGTCATTAACAGGACTTGCCATCCCAGTTCATGCTCATGCCACCATTTCACCCTAAATATTCTCTTTcctgaaaaaaatgtgtatatgtcatagaataatatttttctgcattttgtctTTGGGTCATTTCGAGATGAAAACTGCTGAGGTTGGTCTCAGCTATTTGTGGAGCCGTAGTTCAACATTTAAACATGTCACTGAGGCTGTTATGccttctttgttttctctgtgaagTTTGCTGGAAGCAACGTAGGCCTAATTGAGTGAGCGCTGTGCTGTTCTCTGTTTAAAAATAGCCTTCTAAACGCTACATTTTTTGTCAGCAACCAGTCATATGTTAACTTGGGAGGCAACGTGTCCTTGTGTGCACAAGAGAGTCCCTGAGAGTGCGCCACTGTCTTGTTCACTGCTAATCCTGCATTCTGCTGCGGCAAACTACATTTTCCACAGTTCCTTTCTGCTTTAGAGATGAAAGAATTCAGAAAAGAATGTCTAAAGCAGATTATAATCTGTGAAACAGTTAGACATAATAATATTCATTCTCTGTGTGATGATGTGTAAATAATAAAGCGACCCAAATGTATTTATCCCAAGGAAGATTGCTTTGAGACCAAAGGTATAGATTACCTTTGTACGATGACACTACTCACCATTCACAGATTTACACATTGGTCGTGGCCTCCACCATCTCAGGGATGTGCTGCAGTAATGTGTTCAGCAGCTATACTTATTCAGAGCGTATATACACTCTGTAGCAGTAGGCAGCTTTCATTAGGGAGTCACATTCAAGCCCATTGTCAATTGCACTTGGATACCTTTTTATCCTCAGATCTTGCtactgcagttaaaaaaaagtgaattaatCTGAAGAGGGCAcaatggctttttttctgcagcgcACCCACAAAATGCTGAAGGCAACTATAACACTTCTGACAACCAGAAGGGCTAACTATTTCTTTTCTTGCTTTCAACCAACAGCTTCCCAGTCACACGCCCCATCCGGTCTTTATCTCGCCGCCAACTCGCTGCATTATGTTTGAAATGTCACTTTCTGCATGAGAATAAGTCATCAGTCTCaagacagctgctgctggagtctttgtttgtgtcttctTATTCAACTGCCAGCACTGCTGTAAAAGACAAAAGCCATTCTTCATCTTCTCTGTATTATTTGTTGAATTATATAGAGAATATAAAGAAGCAATAGCATAAATTATCAAAGAGGTTTTCATTGTTGACAGGGATGCAGGTAATGCAGGTTCAGTGAgttcagggagagagagacgagacATTCATTTGTTCTAATTTGTCAGGAGCTTCTTCGTTTGGGTTTATTCTTCCACTTAAGCTTCTCCGTCTCCCAGACAAGGACGATCAATCACCTAAAAATAACTTTGTCTGTTATGTCACGTTCACAGATCAAACAGAGAGTAGCAGTAATAGTATTGGAGTGTACACCATAAAGAGGCCAGTGGATTTAGAAATGATCCTCTTAGAGAGTCAGCCAAGTCTCATGTTTCTACTGACG
Encoded proteins:
- the map6a gene encoding microtubule-associated protein 6 homolog isoform X2; the encoded protein is MAWPCISRACCMARFWNQLDKADIAVPLVFTKYTDVSEMQHIQLQPPLHPTRGRVAIETQPSRAEASASARAAVRPPRRCVSEERVCGSVMREDFKHWNVRPETSCKPKYEYHEPETPFNCESQYQKDFKPWPIPKRYDHPWIPKPPASDDRAPERSRHKKQPAEADSGVEKSAIADKVQEKDLVQGPDRKKKSSKQEAQKKVALKVEGEAKGRAAADAVNRQIKQEIAGDSLYKTEYMAYRDVKPTKMIRARSQYLPPDEKTSLETSYSATYKGQAPLRPAGNKALDRRRIRSLYSEPYIEPIKQVDRYSALRTKPKRPGATAAAQAKQAKKAKDKQSAGLRGSKKTASENQLENQPAVGDKEKSKEMNNKLAEAKEDAKEEVLRPGHYHSQGAAGGEPPPVPPLLDRPEPARSSGVVRFSLDGNQTE
- the map6a gene encoding microtubule-associated protein 6 homolog isoform X4, whose amino-acid sequence is MAWPCISRACCMARFWNQLDKADIAVPLVFTKYTDVSEMQHIQLQPPLHPTRGRVAIETQPSRAEASASARAAVRPPRRCVSEERVCGSVMREDFKHWNVRPETSCKPKYEYHEPETPFNCESQYQKDFKPWPIPKRYDHPWIPKPPASDDRAPERSRHKKQPAEADSGVEKSAIADKVQEKDLVQGPDRKKKSSKQEAQKKVALKVEGEAKGRAAADAVNRQIKQEIAGDSLYKTEYMAYRDVKPTKMIRARSQYLPPDEKTSLETSYSATYKGQAPLRPAGNKALDRRRIRSLYSEPYIEPIKQVDRYSALRTKPKRPGATAAAQAKQAKKAKDKQSAGLRGSKKTASENQLENQPAVGDKEKRSY
- the map6a gene encoding microtubule-associated protein 6 homolog isoform X1 — translated: MAWPCISRACCMARFWNQLDKADIAVPLVFTKYTDVSEMQHIQLQPPLHPTRGRVAIETQPSRAEASASARAAVRPPRRCVSEERVCGSVMREDFKHWNVRPETSCKPKYEYHEPETPFNCESQYQKDFKPWPIPKRYDHPWIPKPPASDDRAPERSRHKKQPAEADSGVEKSAIADKVQEKDLVQGPDRKKKSSKQEAQKKVALKVEGEAKGRAAADAVNRQIKQEIAGDSLYKTEYMAYRDVKPTKMIRARSQYLPPDEKTSLETSYSATYKGQAPLRPAGNKALDRRRIRSLYSEPYIEPIKQVDRYSALRTKPKRPGATAAAQAKQAKKAKDKQSAGLRGSKKTASENQLENQPAVGDKEKSKEMNNKLAEAKEVVLKQYHYIQLCQPIRDIGWVQTLKQHLWGCALPNPRDAKEEVLRPGHYHSQGAAGGEPPPVPPLLDRPEPARSSGVVRFSLDGNQTE
- the map6a gene encoding microtubule-associated protein 6 homolog isoform X3 is translated as MAWPCISRACCMARFWNQLDKADIAVPLVFTKYTDVSEMQHIQLQPPLHPTRGRVAIETQPSRAEASASARAAVRPPRRCVSEERVCGSVMREDFKHWNVRPETSCKPKYEYHEPETPFNCESQYQKDFKPWPIPKRYDHPWIPKPPASDDRAPERSRHKKQPAEADSGVEKSAIADKVQEKDLVQGPDRKKKSSKQEAQKKVALKVEGEAKGRAAADAVNRQIKQEIAGDSLYKTEYMAYRDVKPTKMIRARSQYLPPDEKTSLETSYSATYKGQAPLRPAGNKALDRRRIRSLYSEPYIEPIKQVDRYSALRTKPKRPGATAAAQAKQAKKAKDKQSAGLRGSKKTASENQLENQPAVGDKEKKMLRKRFSDPVIIIPRVLLEENHHQCHHCWIDPSLRGAAESFAFP